A region from the Lolium perenne isolate Kyuss_39 chromosome 4, Kyuss_2.0, whole genome shotgun sequence genome encodes:
- the LOC127295560 gene encoding uncharacterized protein, whose translation MEGDELSRSTDGHRIDIDTAAETKSDSVDGVEAERKWLRKLTSATVNKAVMRDLIARTPMLWYLGERSGTILRSRPGRSGRVEALHAVRAVAIGPFHRGDPGLAFPDDAKLPFMRYLQDQCALDVDRYVALLSAERHRLRDEFADDDAEADRELLDDEERFLQMLLLDSCFVLIVSMMLSKAGVGDDADSAARAASINREYFILHMAVAQHAEQIKLDMLVLENQVPFAAIKLLVASCGRLKLRHCVEQVVLGCFDDVSPKRARLPCHAAGAEFHHVLHLFHWSRVPETKYAILSTPLKLLKIKRESERLFPCSMELRHSAVWFRQASASSSCQSHLDMSFWSRTASPVAVMSIPCFHVHEYSAVVLYNMLAFEMHFHWAHGACVTTHVARMEGLVRCTSDASFLRRRGVLASTRFTDAELVYFFRELGAHTVGARLPDEFGDMLDDVACHRRRRISWWCGGFVLHFFPSPWVAVSLFAAAAIFVVPSLLQTVYTMLGYITSTS comes from the coding sequence ATGGAAGGAGATGAGCTGAGCCGATCAACCGATGGCCACCGCATTGACATTGACACCGCCGCCGAGACGAAATCTGATTCGGTCGATGGCGTTGAAGCCGAGCGGAAGTGGCTGCGCAAGCTCACGTCGGCGACGGTGAACAAGGCCGTGATGAGAGACCTCATCGCGCGGACGCCCATGCTGTGGTACCTCGGCGAGCGCTCGGGCACCATCCTCCGGTCGCGCCCCGGCCGCTCCGGGCGCGTCGAGGCGCTCCACGCGGTGCGCGCCGTGGCGATCGGCCCGTTCCACCGCGGCGACCCCGGCCTAGCTTTCCCCGACGATGCCAAGCTCCCGTTCATGCGGTACCTGCAGGACCAGTGCGCGCTCGACGTCGACCGCTATGTCGCGTTGCTGTCGGCGGAGCGCCACCGCCTCCGCGACGAGTTCGCCGACGACGACGCGGAGGCGGACAGGGAGCTGCTGGACGACGAGGAGAGGTTCCTGCAGATGCTGCTCCTGGACAGCTGCTTCGTCCTCATCGTTAGCATGATGCTCAGCAAGGCGGGCGTCGGCGACGACGCCGACAGCGCGGCGCGGGCGGCGTCCATCAACCGGGAGTACTTCATCCTGCACATGGCCGTGGCGCAGCACGCCGAGCAGATCAAGCTCGACATGCTGGTGCTCGAGAACCAAGTCCCCTTCGCCGCCATCAAGCTTCTCGTCGCCTCCTGCGGCAGGCTGAAGCTCCGGCACTGCGTCGAGCAGGTCGTGCTGGGATGCTTCGACGACGTCAGCCCGAAGCGGGCGCGCCTCCCCTGCCACGCCGCGGGCGCCGAGTTCCACCATGTCCTGCACCTCTTCCACTGGTCCCGCGTGCCGGAGACCAAGTACGCCATCCTCTCCACGCCGCTCAAGCTCCTCAAGATCAAGAGGGAGTCGGAGAGGCTCTTCCCCTGCTCCATGGAGCTGCGGCACTCGGCGGTGTGGTTCCGGCAGGCGTCGGCGTCGTCAAGCTGCCAAAGCCACCTCGACATGTCGTTCTGGAGCCGGACGGCGAGCCCCGTGGCGGTGATGAGCATCCCGTGCTTCCACGTCCACGAGTACAGCGCGGTGGTACTGTACAACATGCTGGCCTTCGAGATGCACTTCCACTGGGCGCACGGCGCCTGCGTCACCACGCACGTCGCGCGGATGGAGGGCCTCGTGCGCTGCACGAGCGACGCCTCGTTCCTCCGTCGCCGGGGCGTTCTAGCCTCCACGCGCTTCACCGACGCGGAGCTCGTCTACTTCTTCCGGGAGCTCGGGGCGCACACCGTCGGCGCCAGGCTGCCTGACGAGTTCGGCGACATGCTCGACGATGTGGCGTGCCACCGCAGGCGGCGGATCAGCTGGTGGTGCGGCGGCTTCGTGCTGCACTTCTTCCCGTCGCCGTGGGTGGCAGTGTCGCTCTTCGCAGCGGCCGCCATATTCGTTGTGCCGTCCCTGCTGCAGACCGTGTACACCATGCTCGGTTACATCACAAGTACTAGTTGA